The Psychromonas sp. MME1 genome window below encodes:
- a CDS encoding SlyX family protein, translated as MNLETRIEQLEMKVAFQEDNIETLNSEIFEQQRKLQLLSEQVAILATKLKEHTPNQLASEKEEMRPPHY; from the coding sequence ATGAATTTAGAGACGCGTATTGAACAACTGGAAATGAAAGTCGCATTCCAAGAAGATAATATTGAAACCTTGAACAGTGAAATTTTTGAACAACAACGTAAATTACAATTACTCAGTGAGCAGGTCGCGATACTGGCGACAAAATTAAAAGAACATACCCCTAATCAACTCGCATCTGAAAAAGAAGAGATGCGCCCACCGCATTATTAA
- the fkpA gene encoding FKBP-type peptidyl-prolyl cis-trans isomerase, whose product MKNVFKVSLLAAAVALTVGCNEKAEAVTEAAATETAAATFATNQEKVAYAVGQSFSEQFNTMLDKQTEIGMPLDKEMVLKGITDTLRGTAKLSDEEMMTTLKAYGEEVKAVAEKKMLEDAAKAAEEEKAFLEANAKVEGVMVTDSGLQYSVITKAEGEGQKPKAEDTVTVHYVGTLVDGTEFDSSIKRGQPATFPLNRVIPGWTEGLQLMSVGDKFKFVIPADLAYGDQGAGSIPANSTLIFDVELLDIESAAIEDNEATEEAATE is encoded by the coding sequence ATGAAAAATGTATTTAAAGTTTCTTTATTAGCTGCAGCTGTTGCACTAACTGTTGGTTGCAATGAAAAAGCTGAAGCTGTTACGGAAGCTGCTGCGACTGAAACTGCAGCCGCCACTTTTGCCACAAATCAAGAAAAAGTAGCCTACGCAGTTGGTCAATCATTCTCTGAGCAATTTAACACCATGTTAGATAAACAAACAGAAATTGGTATGCCATTAGATAAAGAGATGGTTCTTAAAGGTATTACTGATACGCTACGTGGCACTGCAAAGTTGTCTGATGAAGAGATGATGACGACACTGAAAGCTTACGGTGAAGAAGTTAAAGCGGTTGCAGAAAAGAAAATGCTAGAAGACGCAGCGAAAGCCGCTGAAGAAGAAAAAGCGTTCTTAGAAGCGAATGCTAAAGTTGAAGGTGTTATGGTTACCGATTCAGGCCTACAATACTCTGTCATTACAAAAGCAGAAGGTGAAGGTCAAAAACCAAAAGCTGAAGATACTGTAACGGTACATTACGTTGGTACGCTTGTTGATGGAACTGAATTTGATAGCTCAATTAAACGTGGCCAGCCAGCAACATTCCCACTAAACCGTGTTATTCCTGGTTGGACAGAAGGTCTACAGTTAATGAGTGTGGGCGATAAATTTAAATTCGTTATTCCTGCTGACCTAGCATATGGTGATCAAGGTGCTGGTAGTATTCCAGCAAATTCAACATTGATCTTTGATGTTGAATTGTTAGACATTGAATCTGCAGCCATTGAAGATAATGAAGCAACAGAAGAAGCTGCTACAGAATAA
- a CDS encoding GFA family protein, producing the protein MIYQGSCHCGDIQFSVDAPSVIEADLCNCSVCKKSGYLHLIVPNSRFKLLTGKSKLIEYNFNTGIAKHFFCKTCGIKPFYIPRSNPDGVDVNVNCLDTEAKQVNISDFDGKNWEQHAHKLSHKSQET; encoded by the coding sequence ATGATATATCAAGGAAGCTGCCATTGTGGCGACATTCAATTTAGTGTTGATGCACCGAGTGTTATCGAAGCAGATTTATGTAATTGTAGCGTATGCAAAAAATCAGGGTATTTGCATTTAATAGTGCCCAATTCTCGTTTTAAGTTACTGACGGGTAAAAGTAAGCTGATTGAATATAACTTTAATACTGGAATCGCTAAGCATTTCTTTTGTAAAACTTGTGGTATTAAACCATTTTATATTCCACGTTCTAACCCTGATGGCGTTGACGTTAATGTAAATTGCCTCGATACCGAAGCAAAGCAAGTAAATATATCTGACTTTGATGGCAAAAATTGGGAGCAGCATGCCCATAAATTAAGCCATAAAAGCCAAGAAACATAA
- a CDS encoding pilus assembly PilX N-terminal domain-containing protein, producing MKFIKHQRGFAVLITALLLCLAGIAFTTNMAFSQLIDNQIAGNYYRNREAFLNAESGINLMLSKITASASLLNTLPISYHPAGASYSVSVERINKNSVALSAVGMSQDGTAQREIHLQINHELTYNIPLAALSVNGKLHLNDDVVINDGCEGVNASLCKSPGNIAKYQLVTHPSNETQATAECTGHSLAQNVFASNLLHGDNFLTVGEQKSVIDEYGFATLETVNWPENRTAAMQFHGLEVTEDVSPSSLFESTFGVSESDAMFALQSANDVAMIDMNDGDVTNCLTRLTEVDEAVSTIYIEGDCDLMRDDLYALDAEKTQRVSIGSVDNPKLLLIKGGHFVSEAKTDVVIFGMVYFLPGSGELFDENGNVIVDPDTEQVMQAREQSVDLGNLSVNGAVLSEYNCSYSGSDNAEASLNAAPLSVRYDKTVLNKLYQNRGSLAVSAGYRVVAGSWKDFK from the coding sequence ATGAAGTTCATTAAACATCAGCGGGGATTTGCCGTTTTAATTACCGCGCTATTATTGTGCCTTGCGGGGATTGCCTTTACGACCAACATGGCATTTTCACAATTGATTGATAATCAGATTGCAGGTAATTATTATCGCAATAGAGAAGCGTTTCTTAATGCAGAATCAGGTATTAACCTGATGTTAAGTAAAATTACGGCCTCGGCTTCTCTCTTAAACACGCTGCCCATTTCCTACCATCCAGCGGGAGCTTCTTATTCTGTCTCCGTTGAACGTATTAATAAAAATAGTGTTGCGCTTAGTGCAGTTGGTATGTCACAGGATGGCACTGCACAACGAGAGATCCATTTACAAATTAACCATGAACTGACCTATAACATCCCATTAGCGGCGCTTTCTGTGAATGGGAAATTGCACTTAAATGATGATGTGGTGATTAATGATGGCTGTGAAGGTGTAAATGCATCACTTTGTAAATCTCCTGGCAATATTGCCAAGTATCAATTAGTCACTCATCCGAGCAATGAAACGCAAGCAACAGCAGAGTGCACTGGGCATTCATTGGCGCAAAATGTTTTTGCTAGCAACCTCTTGCATGGCGATAATTTTTTGACTGTTGGTGAACAAAAAAGCGTTATCGATGAGTATGGCTTTGCAACGTTAGAAACCGTAAATTGGCCTGAAAATCGAACCGCAGCCATGCAATTTCATGGTCTTGAGGTGACAGAAGATGTCTCTCCGAGTTCATTATTTGAGAGTACCTTTGGTGTGTCGGAGTCAGATGCGATGTTTGCATTACAAAGTGCTAATGATGTAGCCATGATCGATATGAATGATGGTGATGTCACGAACTGTCTAACGCGCCTAACGGAGGTGGATGAGGCAGTCAGCACGATTTATATTGAAGGTGATTGCGACCTAATGCGTGATGACCTCTATGCGTTGGATGCGGAAAAAACGCAACGAGTTAGCATCGGCAGTGTTGATAACCCTAAATTACTGCTAATTAAAGGGGGGCATTTTGTTAGCGAGGCCAAAACGGATGTGGTTATTTTTGGCATGGTCTATTTTTTACCTGGTAGCGGTGAACTCTTTGATGAAAATGGTAACGTCATAGTTGATCCCGATACAGAGCAAGTAATGCAGGCGAGAGAGCAAAGTGTTGACCTTGGCAACCTGTCCGTGAATGGCGCGGTGCTCAGTGAGTATAACTGTTCATACAGTGGTAGCGATAATGCAGAAGCAAGCCTTAATGCAGCGCCTCTTTCCGTCCGTTATGACAAAACCGTACTTAATAAATTGTATCAAAATAGAGGTAGTCTTGCGGTTAGTGCAGGCTATCGGGTAGTGGCTGGATCATGGAAAGATTTCAAATGA
- a CDS encoding response regulator → MKELKSITALVADDSPVMISSIRQMLVNMGLNEKNVNHAKDPKAAIWHCKKQKFDVIICDYNFFTRLNGRQVFEELKYYNLLNPEAVFIIITGESLSKVVRSIIELDPDEYLLKPFNSQFFTFKVKNALKRKAALYKLYEAKNNKNYKEGLLLADQLTIKFPQYYYIIQKLRGELYTLLSMFNEAKELYSSIVLEKDVEWANVGLADSLIELGELSRAEVIINKILDKVPNSVSGLSLNAKYDIYSGDVPNAIKQFSIISELAPGNPERELVIANLCLSQGDFRNAASRFMTYYELNIDTYRDSFEARYNYIRCILFIYDAMNKFNVKGSQNKELMNATLTLKVEALNEYKTLANLRHRNNAKADDSGESVKDGDCDSELILSHFAIMEGNISEAMTILKHLYANKAIKGFYSNIHYNYLLDSLSFNREFNENMMTLKTFMDSQNISPILLKSQLEVISSQINHHKKNVQYIKKAYEAFNECVKTGDIMKALDVLLKIRAKNKYIREVNGNLIKYLAVNWPSNYTGRDIRLLLKDCYHICKELYNNNELTQLGIHSNYRLAEDLASSRTSNNDTEIASTT, encoded by the coding sequence ATGAAAGAATTAAAAAGCATAACAGCTCTTGTTGCGGATGATTCCCCCGTTATGATCTCTAGCATTAGACAAATGCTAGTGAATATGGGGTTGAATGAAAAAAACGTTAATCATGCTAAGGATCCGAAAGCGGCGATTTGGCATTGCAAGAAACAAAAGTTTGATGTAATTATTTGTGATTATAATTTTTTTACAAGGTTAAATGGTCGACAAGTTTTTGAAGAGTTGAAATATTATAATTTATTAAATCCTGAAGCTGTTTTTATTATAATAACCGGTGAATCACTTTCAAAGGTAGTTAGGTCGATTATAGAATTAGATCCTGATGAATACCTCCTCAAACCCTTTAACTCTCAGTTTTTCACCTTTAAGGTAAAAAATGCACTTAAACGAAAAGCGGCGCTTTATAAGTTATACGAAGCAAAAAATAATAAAAACTATAAAGAGGGCTTGCTTTTAGCTGATCAGCTGACCATTAAATTTCCACAATATTATTATATAATACAGAAGCTTAGAGGCGAGCTATATACATTGCTAAGTATGTTTAATGAAGCAAAAGAGTTATATAGCTCTATTGTGCTTGAGAAAGATGTGGAATGGGCTAATGTCGGTTTGGCCGATTCTTTAATTGAACTAGGCGAGCTTTCAAGAGCTGAAGTGATAATTAATAAAATATTAGATAAAGTCCCCAACTCGGTTTCAGGTTTATCTCTAAATGCTAAATACGATATATATAGCGGTGATGTTCCCAATGCAATAAAACAGTTTTCTATTATTTCAGAGCTTGCGCCAGGAAATCCAGAGCGCGAGTTGGTTATCGCTAACTTATGTTTATCTCAAGGCGATTTTCGTAATGCAGCCTCTCGATTTATGACTTACTACGAGCTTAATATTGATACTTATCGTGATAGTTTTGAAGCAAGATATAACTATATAAGATGTATTTTGTTCATTTATGATGCCATGAATAAATTTAATGTGAAGGGCAGTCAAAATAAAGAGCTAATGAATGCAACGCTAACATTAAAAGTGGAAGCGTTGAATGAGTATAAAACCCTTGCAAATTTACGCCATAGAAACAATGCTAAAGCGGATGATTCTGGGGAGTCAGTAAAGGATGGTGACTGCGATAGCGAATTGATTTTAAGCCATTTTGCGATAATGGAAGGGAATATATCTGAAGCAATGACCATTTTGAAACACTTGTATGCTAATAAGGCGATAAAGGGGTTTTATAGTAATATTCATTATAACTATCTGCTCGATAGCTTATCTTTTAATCGAGAATTCAATGAAAATATGATGACATTGAAAACTTTTATGGATTCGCAAAACATTAGCCCTATTTTACTTAAGTCACAATTAGAGGTGATTAGTTCTCAAATTAATCATCATAAGAAAAATGTGCAATATATTAAAAAAGCTTACGAAGCGTTTAATGAGTGTGTGAAAACGGGGGATATTATGAAAGCCCTCGATGTGTTATTAAAAATTAGAGCTAAGAATAAGTATATACGTGAAGTAAATGGCAATCTCATTAAATACCTTGCAGTGAATTGGCCCTCTAATTATACAGGACGAGATATTCGCCTATTGCTAAAAGATTGTTACCATATATGTAAAGAGTTATATAATAATAACGAGTTAACTCAATTGGGTATTCATTCCAATTACAGGCTTGCGGAAGATTTAGCCTCTAGTCGAACATCGAATAATGATACAGAGATTGCTTCTACAACGTAA
- a CDS encoding NAD(P)/FAD-dependent oxidoreductase: protein MWDVIIIGAGASGLMCAIEAGKRGRKVLLLDHAKRAGQKILMSGGGRCNFTNLYLEPNNYLCDNPHFVKSALSRYTQWDFIALVDKHKINWHEREHGQLFCDDSAKQIVTMLLDGAKQVGVQLQLQTEIIAHSQSADHLFTLQTKQGSMQCHSLVIATGGLSLPKMGATPFAYKVAEQYQLPVKPTRAGLVPFTLQQKDKFAALSGISLPATASCEVKVGKKSKQISFSEALLFTHRGLSGPVILQISNYWQPGEKVSLDLLPSLDLLHILQTQQQTNPEQTLKTLLAKQLPKRVVECLLEMAAIENLPLKKYHEKQLITISQLFHQWSPQISGTEGYRTAEVTLGGVDTDFVSSKTFECKTTKGLYFVGEALDVTGWLGGFNFQWAWASGWAAGQEV, encoded by the coding sequence ATGTGGGATGTGATTATTATCGGAGCGGGTGCTTCTGGCCTAATGTGCGCGATAGAAGCGGGTAAACGTGGCCGTAAGGTATTGCTGTTGGACCATGCAAAACGTGCCGGACAGAAAATCCTAATGAGCGGTGGTGGACGCTGTAACTTTACTAATCTTTACCTAGAGCCTAATAATTACCTCTGTGATAATCCACATTTTGTCAAATCTGCACTGAGTCGTTATACCCAGTGGGATTTTATTGCGCTGGTGGATAAGCATAAAATCAACTGGCATGAGCGTGAACACGGGCAACTATTTTGTGATGATAGTGCTAAACAAATCGTCACAATGCTCTTAGATGGAGCTAAACAAGTGGGTGTGCAGTTGCAATTGCAAACGGAAATCATTGCCCATAGTCAAAGTGCGGATCATCTTTTTACACTACAAACCAAACAGGGGAGCATGCAGTGTCATTCGCTTGTTATTGCCACTGGTGGCCTTTCTCTGCCCAAAATGGGGGCAACTCCCTTTGCCTATAAAGTCGCTGAGCAGTATCAATTACCCGTCAAGCCAACCCGCGCAGGATTAGTTCCCTTTACCCTGCAACAAAAGGATAAATTTGCTGCGCTTTCGGGCATTAGCTTACCTGCCACTGCAAGTTGTGAAGTTAAAGTGGGTAAAAAATCGAAGCAAATTAGCTTTAGCGAAGCCTTGTTATTTACTCATCGCGGTTTAAGTGGCCCTGTTATTTTGCAGATATCGAATTACTGGCAGCCGGGAGAGAAGGTGAGCTTAGATCTTTTACCGAGTCTAGATCTTCTGCATATCTTGCAAACTCAGCAACAAACTAACCCAGAGCAAACCTTAAAAACCTTACTCGCTAAACAGCTCCCTAAACGCGTGGTGGAGTGTTTATTAGAAATGGCAGCAATCGAAAATTTACCGCTCAAGAAATATCACGAAAAACAGTTAATCACCATTAGCCAACTTTTCCATCAATGGTCACCGCAGATCAGTGGTACCGAAGGCTACCGGACGGCGGAAGTGACGCTCGGTGGGGTCGATACCGATTTCGTCTCATCGAAAACCTTTGAATGTAAAACCACCAAAGGGTTATATTTTGTTGGTGAAGCCTTGGATGTAACCGGGTGGCTTGGCGGCTTTAATTTTCAATGGGCATGGGCGAGTGGTTGGGCAGCGGGGCAAGAGGTGTAG
- a CDS encoding response regulator yields the protein MLKIFQDLRELPKEEQKRSNIRNIIAGFILIITLLIIMGFTTLGGVNTFFETLRHYSETGELLISLDRARLYEQTFEKENSLNSADKAQQSIDQSIKLANTWEHQQKPTIMQLLQAYNKHFNSLALLSIKRNKKTQEMVKKATKASASSDQLQVLQSKYINLDRLEVSNLRKAVFLDLNNITQLSSISSLLQNLNYSIINFNSDNHNQSFKKMLFEKILEDIDNISQHIQRSIDKLHYNEPLLLKMLLSSVQIKTQLTEPNSPLKTVIELLHETTDDSLKAIAIAKKWLEINQENLESRMDIIDKRIELLELVNTLTNNIDDARQWDRDFLSSISEKNKNLFKKRTLATLNNAIDISKKIENKLLEAEEVLIFDEVSSDIKQYFLAFQALTNIVQELKNAAHNTKVAAQDADRLLLQVRSEAFNDFNKIKDTYTYISILLFIFFTLLIFLGVLIYQSISHLISLTKISIVAKNDAIKANKVKSQFLANMSHEIRTPMNAILGMTKLTLNTDLQEKQKKYITHIYNSAHNLLYIINDILSLAKINSGKFAIEPINFSLMELLDEVANIMRISAEEKGIQFQCTYSPNLPAYIQGDPNRINQVLINIVGNAIKFTTKGSVNLEVSHRVLEDKQLKLLFCITDTGIGIAATDLERLFNPFSQVDESTSRVYGGTGLGLTISKQLISLMGGEIKVSSTVNIGSTFEFEIPVLQVDCAQVNENDVAIIVPTDLAPLKNKSILLVEDNQINQELVEELLRGKLDLSICNNGQEALAEIKNRQYDGILMDCQMPVMDGYTATQIIREELNNNIPIVAMTANITEKDKERALACGMNDIIGKPIDVESMFKKMLKWFANKEVSEISLSPVSYIDNNELDEFIIALSRIGVDIETGLNIANHNQNLYISLINSFSTEYKTCHYQDKQAFVHKLKGVSSNLGLESIFNRCKSYELSPTNHDFAVVIDEIKNIIHSIDNIKAVPIEQAKNELMPCSDKLIGHILIVEDDAINQLLLQKIVNDMGVTADIANDGIEALERIEQSKTAYDLIMTDFYMPNMDGPALAQKLRNNISQYGYLNIIGVTGEEAHINNKNENMDIVISKPFNRQEIQTALSKFLIASETTESNDGLISVFTNYTTEEKVKAFNLIIESMSQDIAELRKTDCDIKNIAHKIKGSTSMLGVSSVAKLAQLLQNEIDDEMIKEKKQRLIQEMVKVIDDVTLLLEELMDQ from the coding sequence ATGTTGAAAATATTCCAAGATTTGCGGGAATTACCCAAGGAAGAACAGAAGAGAAGCAATATTCGTAATATCATCGCTGGCTTCATCTTAATTATAACGCTCTTAATTATAATGGGTTTTACAACATTGGGTGGTGTTAATACCTTTTTTGAAACATTACGCCATTATTCAGAAACCGGGGAACTATTAATATCATTAGATAGAGCGAGACTCTATGAGCAAACATTCGAGAAAGAGAATAGTTTAAATAGCGCAGATAAAGCGCAACAAAGTATCGACCAATCAATCAAACTTGCCAACACATGGGAACACCAACAAAAACCCACCATAATGCAGTTACTACAGGCTTATAATAAACATTTCAATTCATTGGCTTTACTGAGTATTAAGCGTAATAAAAAAACGCAAGAAATGGTAAAAAAAGCGACCAAAGCTTCAGCGAGCAGCGATCAGCTGCAAGTTTTACAATCAAAATACATTAATTTAGATCGATTAGAGGTGAGTAACCTGCGAAAAGCCGTTTTTTTAGACTTAAATAACATTACACAATTATCTTCGATATCTTCATTACTGCAAAATTTAAACTATAGCATCATCAATTTTAATTCAGATAATCATAATCAATCATTTAAAAAAATGCTTTTTGAAAAAATCCTAGAAGATATCGATAATATCTCGCAACACATACAACGCAGCATTGATAAACTCCATTACAACGAACCACTTTTACTAAAAATGTTGCTGTCATCGGTACAGATAAAAACGCAATTAACTGAGCCAAATAGCCCACTAAAAACGGTGATAGAGTTATTGCATGAAACGACAGATGACAGCCTAAAGGCCATTGCCATTGCCAAAAAATGGCTTGAAATAAACCAAGAAAATCTCGAATCCAGAATGGATATTATTGATAAGAGAATTGAATTACTTGAACTGGTCAATACCTTAACAAATAATATCGATGATGCCAGACAATGGGATAGAGACTTTTTATCCTCAATATCAGAAAAAAATAAAAATCTATTTAAAAAAAGAACACTTGCCACACTCAATAACGCCATTGATATCAGTAAAAAAATAGAAAATAAATTATTAGAAGCAGAAGAGGTGCTAATTTTTGATGAAGTATCATCCGATATAAAACAGTACTTTCTCGCCTTTCAAGCGCTTACCAATATTGTTCAAGAATTAAAAAATGCAGCACACAACACCAAAGTCGCAGCACAGGATGCAGATCGATTATTGCTACAGGTAAGGAGCGAAGCTTTTAATGATTTTAATAAGATAAAAGACACTTATACTTACATAAGCATACTATTATTCATTTTTTTCACTCTGCTTATATTTTTAGGGGTGCTTATATATCAATCTATATCGCACCTAATTTCACTAACAAAAATATCCATCGTAGCAAAAAATGATGCCATCAAGGCGAATAAAGTCAAATCTCAATTCCTTGCGAACATGAGTCATGAAATAAGAACACCAATGAATGCGATATTAGGAATGACTAAATTAACACTTAATACGGATTTACAAGAAAAACAAAAAAAATACATTACCCATATCTATAATTCTGCACATAATTTATTGTATATCATCAATGATATTCTAAGCCTTGCAAAGATAAATTCCGGAAAATTTGCCATTGAGCCCATTAACTTTTCATTAATGGAACTGCTTGATGAAGTGGCTAATATCATGCGTATTAGTGCAGAAGAAAAAGGCATTCAATTTCAATGCACCTATTCTCCTAATTTACCGGCCTATATCCAAGGCGATCCAAACAGAATAAATCAAGTGCTGATTAATATTGTCGGCAATGCAATAAAATTTACCACTAAAGGTTCGGTAAACCTAGAGGTTTCCCATCGCGTACTTGAAGATAAACAGCTCAAACTACTTTTTTGCATCACTGACACCGGGATTGGCATCGCCGCCACAGACCTTGAGCGGCTTTTTAACCCCTTTAGTCAAGTCGATGAATCAACAAGTCGAGTTTATGGTGGAACAGGATTAGGATTAACAATAAGTAAACAACTTATCTCCTTAATGGGCGGTGAGATTAAAGTCAGTAGTACTGTCAACATCGGGAGCACCTTTGAATTTGAAATTCCAGTACTGCAAGTAGATTGTGCTCAAGTAAACGAGAATGATGTCGCTATTATCGTCCCAACAGACCTTGCTCCATTAAAAAACAAATCTATATTACTTGTTGAAGACAACCAAATAAACCAAGAATTAGTCGAAGAGTTATTAAGAGGCAAACTAGATTTATCAATCTGTAACAATGGTCAAGAGGCATTAGCTGAAATAAAAAACAGACAATATGATGGTATATTAATGGACTGTCAGATGCCCGTAATGGATGGCTACACAGCGACCCAAATCATTAGAGAAGAACTCAATAACAATATCCCTATTGTAGCAATGACCGCCAATATTACGGAAAAGGATAAAGAAAGAGCCCTCGCCTGCGGTATGAACGATATAATCGGTAAGCCTATTGATGTAGAAAGCATGTTTAAAAAAATGCTTAAGTGGTTTGCAAACAAAGAAGTCTCTGAAATATCACTCTCACCAGTGTCATATATAGATAATAACGAGCTCGATGAATTTATCATTGCACTTTCTCGTATAGGTGTGGATATTGAGACCGGTTTAAATATCGCCAATCACAATCAAAATCTCTACATAAGCCTAATCAACTCATTTAGCACAGAATATAAAACATGCCATTATCAAGACAAACAAGCCTTCGTGCATAAGCTTAAGGGTGTTTCCAGTAATTTAGGATTAGAGAGCATATTCAACCGTTGTAAAAGCTACGAGTTGTCACCCACCAACCACGATTTTGCCGTCGTCATCGATGAGATAAAAAACATTATACATAGCATTGATAACATCAAAGCCGTACCGATTGAACAGGCAAAGAATGAACTTATGCCGTGCAGTGATAAATTGATTGGCCATATTCTCATTGTTGAGGATGATGCGATTAATCAACTTTTATTACAAAAAATAGTCAATGATATGGGTGTAACAGCTGATATAGCCAATGACGGGATCGAGGCATTAGAAAGAATAGAACAGAGTAAAACAGCCTATGACCTTATTATGACCGATTTTTATATGCCCAATATGGATGGCCCTGCGCTAGCTCAAAAACTACGCAACAACATCAGCCAATATGGGTATCTAAATATTATCGGCGTCACGGGGGAAGAGGCACACATTAACAATAAAAATGAAAATATGGATATCGTGATTAGCAAACCATTTAATCGACAGGAAATTCAGACCGCTTTAAGTAAATTTTTAATTGCCTCAGAAACAACTGAAAGCAATGACGGATTAATTTCTGTTTTTACAAATTATACAACAGAAGAAAAAGTCAAAGCGTTCAACCTTATTATTGAGTCAATGAGTCAAGATATAGCAGAGCTTCGCAAAACGGATTGCGACATAAAAAATATCGCCCATAAAATAAAAGGCAGCACCAGTATGCTAGGCGTTAGCAGTGTCGCTAAACTTGCGCAGCTACTTCAAAATGAAATTGATGACGAGATGATAAAAGAGAAAAAACAGCGTTTAATACAAGAAATGGTTAAAGTGATTGATGATGTAACCCTTCTCTTAGAAGAGCTAATGGATCAATAG
- a CDS encoding IS481 family transposase translates to MFHTNNPIIKHKAGLLNLAEELGNVSRACKVMGVSRDTFYRYQELVEEGGVDALINKTRRAPNLKNRVDEATEQAVIKYAIEQPAHGQHRTSNELRKQGVFVSGSGVRSIWLRNNLENFKKRLKALEEKVANDGIILTEAQVAALEKKKHDDEACGEIETVHPGYLGSQDTFYVGNMKGVGRIYQQTFVDTYSKVAFAKLYTTKTPITAADILNDKVLPYFEQYELPMLRILTDRGTEYCGRVEQHDYQLYLAINDIDHTKTKAMSPQTNGICERFHKTILNEFYQITFRKKLYSSLEELQKDLDEWINYYNNERTHQGKMCCGRTPLETLIDGKSIYSGQLQPDTCLCKFS, encoded by the coding sequence ATGTTTCATACTAACAATCCAATCATTAAACACAAAGCAGGTTTACTTAATTTAGCAGAAGAATTAGGCAACGTATCTAGAGCTTGTAAAGTCATGGGTGTATCACGAGATACATTTTATCGTTATCAAGAGCTTGTGGAGGAAGGTGGTGTTGATGCTCTGATCAACAAAACCAGACGAGCACCCAATCTTAAAAATCGTGTTGATGAAGCAACAGAACAAGCTGTTATTAAGTATGCCATTGAACAACCAGCTCACGGCCAACACCGTACAAGCAATGAATTACGCAAACAAGGTGTATTTGTATCCGGTAGTGGTGTTCGCTCTATTTGGTTGCGGAATAACCTTGAAAATTTCAAAAAACGCTTAAAAGCACTTGAAGAAAAAGTCGCTAACGACGGCATTATTCTAACGGAAGCACAGGTCGCAGCACTAGAAAAGAAAAAGCATGATGATGAGGCGTGTGGTGAGATAGAAACGGTACATCCAGGTTATTTAGGCTCTCAAGACACCTTTTATGTCGGCAATATGAAAGGTGTTGGTCGTATTTATCAGCAGACTTTTGTTGATACCTATAGCAAAGTAGCCTTCGCCAAGCTCTATACCACCAAAACCCCAATTACAGCTGCCGATATACTTAACGACAAAGTATTACCGTATTTTGAGCAGTATGAGCTTCCTATGCTACGGATTTTAACTGACAGAGGTACTGAATACTGTGGAAGAGTTGAGCAGCATGATTATCAGCTCTATCTTGCTATTAACGATATCGATCATACTAAAACGAAAGCGATGTCTCCGCAGACTAATGGTATCTGTGAGCGCTTCCATAAGACGATATTGAACGAGTTTTATCAAATTACTTTTAGGAAAAAACTGTATAGCAGTTTGGAGGAGCTGCAAAAAGATCTAGACGAATGGATCAATTACTATAACAATGAACGTACCCATCAAGGTAAAATGTGTTGTGGACGAACACCACTTGAAACATTAATTGATGGTAAATCGATTTATTCTGGTCAACTCCAACCGGACACCTGTCTTTGTAAATTTTCATAG